The Oleidesulfovibrio alaskensis DSM 16109 genome has a segment encoding these proteins:
- the hflK gene encoding FtsH protease activity modulator HflK, with translation MNWDWEKLQEKRQRQSGGTPPGNWGPKDPGSDPLGDGIKKLREFRFPVGKLALALLVLLWLFSGVFIVEPDEVGVVLRFGEYNRTVQPGPHYHMPFPMETAYTPKVSQVRRVEVGFRSSEGFSQGQLRPVKEESLMLTGDENIVDVQFIVQYQIKDPVAFLFNVSQQAWTVKSAAEAAMREVIGYNAIDSALTGGKLDIQNKSRDLLQGILDNYNAGVHVVAVQMQDVHPPKEVIDAFKDVASAREDRSRIINEAEAYQNEILPRARGLAAEIINQAEAYKETRIRDAKGESARFVNVLAEYNKAKDITRKRMYLETMETILSNPDLEKIILSGKAGGVVPYLPLDKLDADRARKGAQQ, from the coding sequence ATGAACTGGGACTGGGAAAAACTGCAAGAAAAACGGCAGAGGCAGTCGGGCGGAACACCGCCCGGCAACTGGGGCCCCAAGGACCCCGGCTCCGATCCGCTCGGAGACGGAATCAAAAAGCTGCGTGAGTTCCGCTTTCCCGTAGGTAAGCTTGCTCTGGCACTGCTGGTGCTGCTGTGGCTTTTTTCGGGCGTCTTCATCGTGGAACCGGACGAGGTCGGTGTTGTATTGCGTTTCGGCGAATACAACAGAACCGTCCAGCCCGGCCCTCACTATCACATGCCCTTCCCCATGGAAACAGCGTACACCCCCAAGGTGTCGCAGGTGCGCCGCGTGGAAGTGGGCTTCAGAAGCTCCGAGGGTTTCTCTCAGGGGCAGCTGCGTCCGGTGAAGGAAGAGTCTCTGATGCTCACGGGCGACGAAAACATCGTCGACGTGCAGTTCATCGTGCAATACCAGATAAAAGACCCTGTGGCCTTTCTGTTCAATGTCTCGCAGCAGGCTTGGACAGTAAAAAGCGCCGCCGAAGCCGCCATGCGTGAGGTCATAGGCTACAATGCCATCGACTCTGCCCTGACGGGCGGTAAACTGGACATACAGAACAAGTCGCGTGACCTGCTGCAGGGCATTCTTGATAACTACAACGCCGGTGTGCATGTGGTTGCCGTGCAGATGCAGGATGTGCACCCCCCCAAAGAAGTCATAGATGCCTTCAAGGATGTGGCAAGCGCACGCGAAGACAGAAGCCGCATAATCAACGAAGCCGAAGCCTATCAGAATGAAATTCTGCCGCGTGCACGCGGTCTTGCCGCCGAAATAATCAACCAGGCGGAGGCATACAAGGAAACCAGAATCCGTGATGCCAAGGGTGAATCGGCGCGCTTTGTCAACGTGCTTGCCGAATACAACAAAGCCAAGGATATCACACGCAAGCGCATGTATCTGGAAACAATGGAAACCATTCTTTCCAACCCTGATCTTGAAAAAATTATTCTGAGCGGTAAAGCGGGCGGCGTAGTGCCGTATCTGCCGCTGGACAAGCTGGACGCGGACCGCGCCAGAAAGGGAGCGCAGCAATGA
- a CDS encoding sigma-54-dependent transcriptional regulator translates to MRIMIIDDNTNSLQSLSVVLSDLGHDPDAFSSPVDALRQARQQYYPLVITDIRMPEMDGLSLLTELKAHPATGSSDVVLITGHGDMHTAVEALRKGAYDYLAKPINARELAAVVERSAEHQALLLENKDLRQNLDARVDKVTGTLKADLEKVRSRLKRVVGIGNVVAQAPAMRRAMDEARIFHRDPTVPVLLEGETGTGKEVLARLIHYGDTGTETPFVAINCAAIPHDLFEAELFGHEEGAYTGSRSGGSPGKLEAADTGTLFLDEVADLPLQLQPKLLRVLEEHTFYRVGGVKKRTFKARVICAANQNLAQLVEQGAFRRDLYHRLTVGHITLPPLRSRPEDIPLLAEMFLLREASRKKKLFREIAPEALAMLQQHRWPGNVRELENAIERAVLINDGHLLQPRHLRFLQEHTPQEAPCTSAACTCALTPEALTLPEGGLDLEGLITQIMRKAVDKFDGNKSKAAAYLGISRFALHRRLQK, encoded by the coding sequence ATGCGCATAATGATAATAGATGACAACACCAACAGTCTGCAAAGCCTCAGTGTGGTGCTGAGCGATCTGGGGCACGACCCAGACGCGTTCAGCAGCCCCGTTGATGCGCTGCGGCAGGCCCGTCAGCAGTATTACCCGCTGGTCATCACCGACATACGCATGCCGGAAATGGACGGGCTGAGTCTGCTGACAGAACTGAAGGCACACCCTGCCACCGGCAGCAGCGATGTGGTGCTCATCACCGGCCACGGCGACATGCACACCGCCGTCGAAGCCCTGCGCAAAGGCGCCTACGATTATCTGGCAAAGCCCATCAATGCGCGCGAACTGGCAGCCGTGGTCGAACGCAGCGCCGAACATCAGGCCCTGCTGCTGGAAAATAAAGACCTCAGACAAAATCTGGACGCCCGTGTGGACAAGGTGACCGGCACCCTGAAGGCCGACCTTGAAAAAGTGCGCAGCCGTCTGAAGCGCGTTGTAGGCATAGGCAATGTGGTGGCTCAGGCACCCGCCATGCGCCGGGCCATGGATGAAGCGAGAATCTTTCACCGCGACCCCACCGTGCCGGTGCTGCTGGAAGGCGAAACAGGCACAGGCAAGGAAGTGCTGGCAAGACTCATCCATTACGGTGACACAGGCACGGAAACCCCGTTTGTGGCCATCAACTGCGCCGCCATTCCCCACGACCTGTTCGAAGCCGAACTATTCGGACACGAGGAAGGCGCCTACACCGGCAGCCGCTCCGGCGGTTCGCCGGGCAAGCTGGAAGCAGCCGACACAGGCACACTGTTTCTGGACGAGGTGGCCGACCTGCCGCTGCAACTGCAGCCCAAGCTGCTGCGTGTGCTGGAAGAACACACATTCTACCGTGTGGGCGGCGTAAAAAAACGTACTTTCAAAGCCCGTGTCATATGCGCGGCCAACCAGAATCTGGCACAACTTGTGGAGCAGGGAGCCTTCCGGCGCGACCTGTATCACCGGCTCACCGTGGGACACATCACCCTGCCGCCGCTTCGCAGCCGCCCCGAAGACATTCCGCTGCTGGCTGAAATGTTTCTGCTGCGCGAAGCCTCGCGCAAAAAAAAGCTTTTCCGCGAAATAGCGCCCGAAGCGCTGGCCATGCTGCAACAGCACCGCTGGCCGGGTAATGTGCGCGAACTGGAAAACGCCATAGAACGGGCAGTGCTCATCAACGACGGGCACCTGCTGCAGCCGCGGCATCTGCGTTTTCTGCAGGAGCATACACCGCAGGAAGCCCCCTGCACCTCTGCTGCATGCACCTGTGCGCTGACTCCGGAAGCGCTGACCTTGCCCGAAGGCGGTCTTGACCTGGAAGGGCTGATTACACAGATAATGCGCAAGGCCGTGGACAAATTTGACGGCAACAAAAGCAAGGCTGCTGCCTATCTGGGCATTTCACGCTTTGCACTGCACAGGCGCCTACAGAAATAG
- a CDS encoding PAS domain-containing sensor histidine kinase translates to MHTENQSTACSVRFEVPEPTATLLSLLADDAAKGSGLAYARSVLGPLTGWDIRQLPAALHAALAEADALAPLQVWLRSDRTQPFACMFSHGGATFRLNVHCRSITAGEKALQTAVATCEPAENRLPQTDTPGTIPPLLDRFPAFVALIGQDYTVRYANRTFREMFGDDAYGPCYRCIHGRQSPCDVCAPFDVFETDSLTISEWEHQPTGKAFRTFAYPFALDDGSTCVLVIGLDISQSLKAQKALIHSEQRYRAITDNLATGIAVVDANGCIQAVNPKITEWFGSTISGGVFVDDLFSLIRSAAPPVPQQSPPAGTGAAQSLLLAILSGATWETELPLKSLSGERTFRIVVCPVLDSEDMAGTSVLMLDDVTERRQAEQSLQRTRKLEAMGTLAGGIAHEINQPLNALQLYASGLEMMLEKHGSIEPDVLYKRLSWILREAGKIREIIAHMRAVVMQEETPHCGPVMVEEAVRSALGLVGAQLQSHGITLQLDFGRQVPVAYGNAVQLEQVVINLVVNAMHALDSVDIAEKTITIHTAAAPKGMAMLVVEDNGPGLNGLQERIFDPFFTTKETGSGMGLGLSIVHAFIETWGGSVHAGDRPPPERGARFVILLQPAGDCHAHNDNR, encoded by the coding sequence ATGCACACAGAAAATCAATCCACTGCGTGTTCCGTCCGCTTTGAAGTGCCGGAACCAACGGCAACCCTGCTGTCGCTGCTTGCGGATGATGCCGCAAAAGGCAGCGGACTGGCCTATGCACGGTCTGTGCTCGGACCGCTCACAGGATGGGATATACGGCAGCTGCCTGCCGCACTGCATGCCGCACTGGCAGAAGCGGATGCGCTCGCACCGTTGCAGGTGTGGCTGCGCTCGGACCGCACGCAGCCTTTTGCGTGCATGTTCAGCCACGGCGGTGCAACCTTCCGCCTGAATGTTCACTGCCGCAGCATAACAGCGGGAGAAAAAGCCCTGCAGACTGCGGTTGCAACCTGCGAACCGGCCGAAAACCGTCTGCCGCAGACCGACACACCCGGAACCATACCGCCTCTGCTTGACCGCTTTCCGGCCTTTGTCGCACTTATCGGACAGGATTACACCGTCCGTTACGCCAACCGCACCTTCCGCGAAATGTTCGGCGACGACGCATACGGTCCCTGCTACCGGTGCATTCACGGCCGCCAAAGCCCCTGCGACGTATGCGCGCCGTTCGATGTATTTGAAACAGATTCCCTGACCATATCGGAGTGGGAGCACCAGCCCACGGGCAAGGCATTCAGAACTTTCGCCTATCCTTTTGCACTGGATGACGGCAGCACATGCGTGCTTGTCATAGGGCTTGATATCTCGCAAAGCCTCAAGGCGCAGAAGGCGCTTATCCACAGCGAACAGCGCTACAGAGCCATAACCGACAACCTTGCCACCGGCATAGCCGTTGTGGATGCCAACGGATGCATTCAGGCGGTGAACCCCAAAATCACCGAATGGTTCGGCAGCACCATTTCCGGCGGTGTGTTTGTGGATGATCTCTTCAGCCTTATACGCAGCGCGGCACCGCCGGTGCCGCAGCAAAGCCCTCCCGCCGGCACCGGCGCCGCACAGTCGCTGCTGCTTGCCATTCTTTCCGGAGCAACATGGGAAACGGAACTGCCCCTGAAAAGTCTTTCCGGTGAACGCACATTCCGCATTGTGGTCTGCCCTGTGCTGGATTCTGAAGACATGGCGGGAACATCCGTACTTATGCTGGATGACGTGACCGAAAGGCGTCAGGCGGAACAGAGCCTGCAGCGCACACGCAAGCTTGAGGCCATGGGAACACTGGCCGGCGGCATAGCCCACGAAATCAACCAGCCGCTCAACGCGTTGCAGCTGTATGCCAGCGGGCTGGAGATGATGCTTGAAAAACACGGTTCCATTGAACCGGACGTGCTGTACAAACGTCTTTCGTGGATTCTGCGCGAGGCAGGCAAAATACGTGAAATAATCGCCCACATGCGCGCCGTGGTCATGCAGGAGGAAACCCCGCACTGCGGTCCGGTGATGGTGGAAGAAGCCGTGCGCAGCGCGCTGGGGCTGGTAGGCGCGCAACTGCAGTCACACGGCATCACCCTGCAGCTGGATTTCGGCAGGCAGGTGCCTGTGGCTTACGGCAATGCCGTACAGCTGGAACAGGTGGTCATCAATCTGGTGGTCAACGCCATGCACGCGCTGGACTCTGTTGACATTGCAGAAAAAACCATCACCATACACACCGCTGCCGCTCCCAAAGGGATGGCCATGCTGGTGGTGGAAGACAACGGCCCCGGTCTGAACGGACTGCAGGAACGTATTTTCGACCCTTTTTTCACCACCAAGGAAACCGGCAGCGGCATGGGGCTGGGGCTTTCCATTGTACATGCTTTCATAGAAACGTGGGGCGGGTCGGTGCACGCCGGCGACAGACCGCCGCCGGAGCGGGGAGCCCGCTTTGTCATACTGCTGCAACCCGCCGGAGACTGTCATGCGCATAATGATAATAGATGA
- a CDS encoding LexA family transcriptional regulator, producing the protein MSTFDEVFERIKMATNTRTQVELAEVLDIRQSSISDAKRRNSVPSDWYMKLFEKFGLNPDWLKMGSGPMYLRTEQGYQPVDGPAAGQVFEDPAKYGDPDAKSTVVTVYAMHDDQAAEEELPHKSLSKLSVPQSFAGAAMQVFRVDATSMEPLIAKGAFVCLDTQQKSIISGELYGVFIPYEGIAIRRVFLDAQNQRFILRSENPALPEQYLPLGKHHSSIVGRVSWVLQKL; encoded by the coding sequence GTGTCTACATTCGATGAAGTCTTCGAACGCATCAAAATGGCCACCAACACGCGTACGCAGGTGGAACTGGCCGAGGTGCTGGACATACGTCAGTCCAGCATTTCCGATGCCAAACGCCGCAACAGCGTGCCTTCGGACTGGTACATGAAGCTTTTCGAAAAGTTCGGTCTTAATCCGGACTGGCTGAAAATGGGCAGCGGCCCCATGTACCTGCGAACCGAACAGGGCTACCAGCCGGTGGACGGGCCTGCCGCCGGGCAGGTTTTTGAAGATCCGGCAAAATACGGCGATCCCGATGCCAAAAGCACCGTGGTCACCGTGTACGCCATGCACGACGATCAGGCCGCCGAAGAAGAACTGCCGCATAAAAGTCTGAGCAAGCTCAGCGTGCCCCAGTCCTTTGCCGGAGCCGCCATGCAGGTCTTCCGCGTGGATGCCACCAGCATGGAACCGCTTATCGCCAAGGGAGCTTTTGTCTGCCTGGACACCCAGCAGAAGAGCATCATCTCCGGCGAGCTGTACGGCGTATTCATACCGTACGAAGGAATCGCCATCAGGCGCGTATTTCTTGACGCGCAGAACCAGCGGTTCATCCTGCGGTCAGAAAATCCGGCCCTGCCGGAACAGTACCTGCCGCTGGGCAAACACCACTCCAGCATCGTGGGGCGGGTTTCCTGGGTACTCCAGAAGCTCTGA
- a CDS encoding transporter substrate-binding domain-containing protein, translating into MRVFSALMRRSCAFFLMLALCLCLQTAGHAHGQTLEFRCDDSLPPYEFLAYGRAQGFTVDLVQAIARDSGLHVQIIPGPWHVIKAELDAGNTDALTGMYYTRERARQVLFSEPYTVVSHSIFVRKGSRAMTAEDLKGAVVAVQRNDIMHEYAQKHLTGSTLLPCTTRLEALQAVSDGRAEAALLGRLMALQLMYEHNITNVTVSGEALLTTPLCFGFAPDRKDIMVIFNEGLAHLRMTGEFDVIYEKWFGRLERRAAEEVVRRYAAWVLTPLFFIMAAGLCWLVILKKRLARRTLQLQIQVEKLQETEKALAESERQYRSIFETIRDGFYRADMQGRVVLCNPAAADMLGYSMEELAGKNIAQDLYRHPYERRKLLSHLEREEAAANVQVEMLHKNGSIVLIETNSRLVRDETTGEPVAVEGVIRDVTARNRLEALIARTEKMISLGGLASGMAHEINNPLGAILQGVQNISRRLDSRLAANIQAAADSGISTEGLEDYIRRRNIRKLLHSVRSAGEQAAGIVRSMLSFSQTGTPVLMPSDINALTERVITLVRSECRLSEQLCFSDIALHVELASGLPPVPCSPAEIEQVLLHLLRNAAQALAHGKTTAPRITIRTALDARHIRIEVEDNGPGVDEDTARRIFDPFFTTREVGQGTGLGLSVAYFIVTQNHNGSIYHEPAESGGVRFVIRLPLFPGAPSGQDARPSSAL; encoded by the coding sequence ATGCGTGTTTTTTCTGCCCTCATGCGCCGCTCATGCGCCTTTTTTCTGATGCTTGCACTATGCCTGTGCCTGCAGACAGCAGGGCACGCGCATGGGCAGACACTGGAATTCCGGTGTGATGACAGCCTGCCGCCCTACGAGTTTCTGGCCTACGGCAGGGCGCAGGGCTTCACCGTGGACCTGGTACAGGCCATCGCCCGCGACAGCGGGCTGCATGTGCAGATCATCCCCGGACCGTGGCATGTCATCAAGGCGGAACTGGACGCCGGCAACACCGACGCGCTGACCGGCATGTACTATACGCGCGAAAGAGCGCGGCAGGTTCTGTTTTCAGAACCCTATACCGTGGTCTCGCATTCCATTTTCGTGCGCAAAGGCTCCCGCGCCATGACGGCAGAAGACCTGAAAGGCGCCGTGGTGGCGGTGCAGCGCAACGACATCATGCATGAATACGCGCAGAAGCACCTGACCGGCAGCACCCTGCTGCCCTGTACCACCCGTCTGGAGGCTCTGCAGGCCGTTTCGGACGGACGGGCAGAAGCAGCGCTGCTCGGCAGGCTCATGGCCCTGCAGCTTATGTATGAACACAACATCACCAACGTCACCGTATCGGGAGAAGCACTGCTCACCACCCCGCTGTGTTTCGGTTTTGCACCGGACAGAAAAGACATCATGGTCATTTTCAATGAAGGGCTGGCCCATCTCAGAATGACCGGTGAATTTGACGTCATCTACGAAAAATGGTTCGGCCGGCTGGAACGCAGGGCTGCAGAAGAAGTGGTGCGCCGTTACGCGGCATGGGTGCTCACCCCGCTTTTTTTCATCATGGCCGCAGGACTCTGCTGGCTGGTTATTCTGAAAAAACGGCTTGCCCGCCGTACACTGCAGCTGCAGATACAGGTGGAAAAGCTGCAGGAAACCGAAAAAGCCCTTGCCGAAAGCGAGCGGCAGTACCGGTCCATTTTCGAAACCATCCGCGACGGATTCTACAGGGCCGACATGCAGGGGCGCGTTGTATTATGCAACCCTGCGGCGGCCGACATGCTGGGTTATTCCATGGAGGAACTGGCAGGAAAAAACATAGCACAGGACCTGTACAGACACCCCTATGAACGCCGGAAACTGCTCAGCCATCTGGAACGCGAAGAAGCAGCGGCCAATGTTCAGGTTGAAATGCTCCACAAAAACGGCAGCATTGTGCTTATAGAAACCAATTCACGGCTCGTGCGCGATGAAACAACAGGGGAACCCGTGGCCGTGGAAGGCGTCATACGCGATGTGACAGCGCGTAACAGACTGGAAGCGCTTATAGCCAGAACGGAAAAAATGATATCGCTGGGGGGGCTGGCTTCCGGCATGGCACATGAAATCAACAATCCGCTGGGCGCCATCCTGCAGGGGGTCCAGAACATAAGCCGCAGGCTCGACTCCCGCCTTGCCGCAAACATACAGGCTGCGGCAGACAGCGGTATCAGCACGGAAGGGCTGGAAGACTATATCCGCAGACGCAATATACGCAAATTGCTGCACAGCGTGCGCAGCGCAGGTGAACAGGCGGCGGGCATAGTGCGCAGCATGCTCAGCTTCAGCCAGACAGGAACTCCTGTCCTCATGCCCAGCGACATCAATGCACTGACGGAACGTGTCATCACGCTGGTGCGCAGCGAATGCCGTCTGTCCGAGCAGCTGTGTTTCAGCGACATAGCGCTGCACGTCGAGCTGGCATCAGGACTGCCGCCCGTGCCCTGCAGTCCGGCAGAAATAGAACAGGTGCTGCTGCATCTGCTGCGCAACGCCGCTCAGGCGCTTGCCCACGGAAAAACAACAGCCCCGCGCATAACCATACGCACGGCACTTGATGCCCGCCATATACGCATAGAGGTGGAAGACAACGGCCCCGGAGTGGATGAAGATACCGCACGGCGCATATTCGATCCATTTTTCACCACCAGAGAAGTGGGACAGGGCACCGGACTCGGACTTTCCGTCGCGTACTTCATCGTTACCCAGAACCATAACGGCAGCATTTATCATGAACCGGCAGAATCCGGCGGCGTGCGTTTCGTCATCCGCCTGCCGCTTTTCCCCGGTGCCCCCTCCGGACAGGATGCCCGGCCCTCCTCCGCCCTTTGA
- a CDS encoding phosphomannomutase/phosphoglucomutase, whose amino-acid sequence MKPVNKAVFRAYDIRGLVDVDFDEEWVELLGRAVGTYMLRRGIGAAVTGHDCRHSSPGYHAALTRGMLSTGLDVTSVGMVPTPVLYFAVRHLNRQGGVVITASHNPPEYNGFKVWAGRTTIHTDQITAIYDILAARDFESGSGAGCDVDIIPDYIEAASRDITLRRPVRVVLDGGNGAGGLVCAELLRRIGADVVEQYCEPDGSFPNHHPDPVVEKNMGDLQARVRAEKACCGIGLDGDADRLGVVDENGRLLFGDQLLAMYARDTLRRFPGALVMGDVKCSHLLFRDIEQHGGRPLMWITGHSVMKAKMLEADAKLAGEMSGHMFFNDRWYGFDDAIYGAARFLEILAASDQPVSAMPGWPETASTPELHMECPDAVKFDIVRRAQEFFGSRYTVDTIDGVRLLFEDGWGLVRASNTQPVLVLRFEAQTAERLAQIRAIVENPLRDWVAQAVKAQA is encoded by the coding sequence ATGAAACCGGTTAACAAGGCTGTTTTCAGGGCTTATGATATTCGCGGTCTGGTGGATGTGGACTTTGATGAAGAATGGGTGGAACTGCTGGGCAGGGCCGTGGGCACCTATATGCTGCGGCGCGGCATCGGCGCGGCGGTTACGGGGCACGACTGCCGGCACAGTTCTCCGGGGTACCATGCCGCACTGACCCGCGGCATGCTTTCCACCGGACTGGACGTGACCAGTGTGGGCATGGTGCCTACACCTGTGCTGTATTTTGCGGTCAGGCACCTGAACAGACAGGGCGGGGTTGTCATCACTGCAAGCCATAATCCGCCTGAATATAACGGGTTCAAGGTGTGGGCGGGCCGCACCACCATTCATACAGACCAGATAACAGCCATATACGACATACTGGCCGCACGCGATTTTGAATCGGGCAGCGGCGCAGGGTGCGATGTGGACATTATTCCGGACTATATCGAGGCGGCTTCGCGCGATATAACGCTCAGGCGGCCGGTGCGGGTGGTGCTGGACGGCGGCAACGGAGCCGGGGGGCTGGTGTGTGCGGAGCTGCTGCGGCGTATCGGCGCCGATGTTGTGGAGCAGTACTGCGAGCCGGACGGCAGTTTTCCCAACCATCATCCGGATCCTGTGGTGGAAAAAAACATGGGTGACCTGCAGGCACGCGTGCGGGCTGAAAAAGCCTGCTGCGGCATAGGACTGGACGGTGATGCGGACAGGCTGGGCGTGGTGGACGAAAACGGGCGGCTGCTGTTCGGCGATCAGCTGCTGGCCATGTATGCCCGCGATACGCTGCGCCGTTTTCCCGGTGCGCTGGTAATGGGAGACGTGAAGTGCTCGCATCTGCTTTTCAGAGATATCGAACAGCACGGTGGCCGCCCGCTGATGTGGATAACCGGACATTCGGTCATGAAGGCCAAAATGCTTGAAGCAGATGCCAAGCTGGCGGGGGAAATGAGCGGTCACATGTTTTTCAATGACCGCTGGTACGGTTTTGATGACGCCATTTACGGAGCCGCGCGTTTTCTTGAAATTCTTGCGGCGTCGGATCAGCCTGTTTCGGCCATGCCGGGCTGGCCGGAAACAGCCAGTACGCCGGAACTGCATATGGAATGCCCCGATGCCGTGAAGTTTGACATTGTACGCAGAGCGCAGGAATTTTTCGGCAGCCGGTATACAGTAGATACCATTGACGGTGTGCGGCTGCTGTTTGAAGATGGCTGGGGACTTGTGCGCGCTTCCAACACCCAGCCTGTGCTGGTGCTGCGCTTTGAGGCGCAGACGGCCGAGAGACTGGCACAGATACGTGCCATTGTTGAAAATCCTCTGCGGGACTGGGTAGCACAGGCTGTGAAGGCGCAGGCCTGA
- a CDS encoding 4Fe-4S binding protein has translation MKILRASRMERCIGCHSCSLACARLVHKRLSWNTAGIRISSAGGLSTGFEARTCVACNPAPCATACPTGAFSQRKGGGVKVDRSLCIRCGNCAEACPVEAIYIDPEESFPYVCIHCGRCVPFCPHACLELADADEGRQEYGGGQGTGTGRDHGGQ, from the coding sequence ATGAAGATTTTACGCGCTTCACGCATGGAGCGCTGCATAGGATGTCATTCCTGTTCACTGGCCTGTGCGCGTCTGGTGCACAAAAGGCTTTCATGGAATACGGCAGGAATCAGAATTTCCTCGGCCGGCGGTCTTTCCACGGGGTTCGAGGCGCGCACATGCGTGGCGTGCAATCCCGCCCCGTGTGCCACCGCCTGCCCCACCGGAGCATTTTCACAGCGCAAGGGCGGCGGTGTCAAAGTGGACAGGTCGCTGTGCATCCGCTGTGGCAATTGTGCGGAGGCCTGTCCTGTTGAGGCCATTTATATCGATCCTGAAGAGTCGTTTCCCTACGTCTGCATTCACTGCGGGCGCTGTGTGCCTTTCTGCCCGCATGCCTGTCTTGAGCTGGCAGATGCCGATGAAGGCCGGCAGGAATACGGCGGCGGGCAGGGCACCGGGACCGGTCGCGACCACGGAGGCCAGTGA
- the hflC gene encoding protease modulator HflC, giving the protein MSKKTVPALLAALIVIVAAVQSLYTVHQTEKAIVLQLGEPVGEVMGPGLHVKMPFIQNIIYLDARILEYDANPAEVLTSDKKALLLDNYARWRITDPLLFYRTVRTIRSAQARLDDIVYSQMRVFLGRYPLSEVISSKRSVIMEEVTKRSSELLKDYGMEVVDVRIKRADLPPENQRAIFGRMRAERERQAKQYRSEGQEEATKIRSLADRERAVMLAEARRSAEVIKGDGEAEATRVYAAALQQAPEFYAFKRSLEAYEKSLKGKTRIIMSSDEDFFNYLQ; this is encoded by the coding sequence ATGAGCAAGAAAACCGTTCCGGCACTGCTCGCGGCCCTTATTGTCATAGTGGCTGCCGTGCAGTCTTTGTACACCGTGCACCAGACAGAAAAAGCCATAGTGCTGCAGCTGGGTGAACCGGTAGGCGAAGTGATGGGACCGGGCCTGCATGTAAAGATGCCGTTCATCCAGAACATCATCTATCTTGACGCCCGGATACTGGAATATGATGCCAATCCGGCAGAAGTGCTGACCAGCGACAAAAAAGCGCTGCTGCTTGACAATTACGCCCGCTGGCGCATTACCGACCCGCTGCTGTTCTACCGTACCGTGCGCACCATACGCAGTGCGCAGGCACGTCTTGACGATATAGTCTATTCGCAGATGCGAGTCTTTCTGGGTCGCTATCCGCTGAGCGAAGTCATTTCGTCCAAACGCTCCGTAATCATGGAAGAAGTGACCAAACGGTCTTCGGAACTGCTGAAGGATTACGGCATGGAAGTGGTGGATGTGCGCATAAAACGCGCTGACCTGCCGCCGGAAAACCAGCGGGCCATTTTCGGCCGCATGCGGGCCGAACGCGAACGTCAGGCCAAGCAGTACCGGTCCGAAGGGCAGGAAGAAGCCACCAAAATACGGTCGCTGGCCGACCGCGAGCGTGCCGTCATGCTGGCCGAAGCACGGCGCTCCGCCGAAGTTATCAAAGGCGATGGCGAAGCGGAAGCCACACGCGTATATGCCGCAGCGCTGCAGCAGGCGCCGGAATTCTACGCATTCAAGCGCAGTCTGGAAGCATATGAAAAAAGCCTGAAAGGCAAAACGCGTATCATCATGTCTTCTGACGAAGACTTCTTCAACTATCTGCAGTAA